A region from the Palaemon carinicauda isolate YSFRI2023 chromosome 16, ASM3689809v2, whole genome shotgun sequence genome encodes:
- the LOC137654963 gene encoding shematrin-like protein 1, with protein sequence MKFLAIVLLAASACATEIEKRDAEPSVVSYGHHRPSYGYGYGYPYGYRSYYPVGYGYVHPHHKRSADPEPEAEASLSYAHHHGHGHPHVYHPHGHHYGKRSADPQPDSEPSYGHGNGYYGYPRPSHYYPSNYYGYGGRYH encoded by the exons ATGAAGTTTTTG GCAATCGTGCTCTTGGCGGCTTCCGCTTGCGCTACTGAGATTGAGAAGCGAGATGCGGAGCCAAGTGTTGTCAGTTATGGCCATCATCGTCCTTCCTATGGCTACGGTTATGGTTACCCGTATGGGTACCGTAGCTACTACCCAGTAGGCTACGGTTACGTGCACCCCCATCACAAGAGGTCTGCTGATCCAGAACCAGAGGCTGAGGCTTCCCTCTCCTATGCACACCATCATGGCCATGGACACCCCCATGTCTACCATCCTCATGGCCATCACTACGGAAAGAGGTCTGCCGATCCTCAACCTGATTCCGAGCCTTCCTATGGCCATGGCAATGGCTACTACGGCTATCCTCGTCCAAGCCACTACTACCCTTCCAATTACTATGGTTATGGAGGACGTTACCACTGA